One Microbacterium esteraromaticum genomic window carries:
- a CDS encoding transcriptional regulator FtsR, whose protein sequence is MAAAGAARDRSASAGLLSIGQVLARLTPEFPQLTSSKLRFLEVQGIVTPSRTESGYRKFSGSDVERLRAALTLQRDHYLPLSVIREQLDEAEAKGEGWGSIAPPSISPPARRHRRDELLMHTGATPQLLNDAISAGLIIGAEHYTDQVVTLLSGLVTLARHGIEPRHLRSMRQNAEREAALIESALSTLLRRTDAASRGRAAELAPELATHIDEVRRQLVSQSLERVLS, encoded by the coding sequence ATGGCGGCGGCCGGCGCCGCCAGGGACCGTTCCGCATCCGCGGGTCTTCTCAGCATCGGTCAGGTCCTGGCTCGGCTCACCCCCGAGTTCCCGCAGCTCACCTCCAGCAAGCTCCGCTTCCTCGAGGTGCAGGGCATCGTCACCCCGTCTCGCACCGAGTCCGGCTACCGCAAGTTCTCCGGCTCCGATGTCGAGCGGCTGCGTGCGGCGCTCACCCTGCAGCGCGACCACTATCTTCCGCTCAGCGTCATCCGAGAGCAGCTCGACGAGGCCGAGGCGAAGGGCGAGGGCTGGGGCAGCATCGCGCCTCCGTCGATCTCGCCTCCGGCACGCCGTCACCGCCGCGACGAGCTCCTGATGCACACCGGAGCGACGCCGCAGCTGCTGAACGACGCGATCAGCGCGGGGCTGATCATCGGAGCCGAGCACTACACCGATCAGGTCGTCACGCTGCTCTCGGGTCTCGTGACGCTCGCTCGGCACGGCATCGAGCCGAGGCACCTGCGCAGCATGCGCCAGAACGCCGAGCGAGAGGCCGCGCTGATCGAGTCCGCGCTGTCGACGCTGCTGCGCCGGACCGACGCCGCGTCGCGCGGCAGGGCAGCCGAACTGGCGCCGGAACTCGCCACGCACATCGACGAGGTGCGGCGGCAGCTCGTCTCGCAGTCGCTCGAGCGCGTGCTTTCGTAA
- a CDS encoding SdpI family protein: MDEDLITRIVLFVALVGSGLLMVWMAHATATGKLKRNRVAGIRIPSTLESEEAWLAAHIRAKRPTLIAGYIAIGAGLIALLPLPAPALAIVALGACVLMLALVLYGARVGSRAAREVTKGPSS; this comes from the coding sequence ATGGATGAAGACCTGATCACGCGGATCGTCCTCTTCGTCGCCCTTGTGGGATCGGGTCTGCTCATGGTCTGGATGGCCCACGCGACCGCGACAGGGAAGCTGAAGCGCAACCGCGTCGCAGGGATCCGCATCCCGAGCACCTTGGAGAGCGAGGAAGCGTGGCTCGCCGCACACATCCGAGCGAAAAGGCCGACGCTGATCGCGGGATACATCGCGATCGGTGCAGGTCTCATCGCCCTGCTCCCGCTGCCCGCGCCGGCGCTCGCGATCGTCGCACTCGGGGCGTGCGTGCTGATGCTGGCTCTCGTGCTCTACGGAGCCCGTGTCGGAAGCAGAGCCGCACGCGAGGTGACGAAAGGCCCGTCCTCATGA
- a CDS encoding CPBP family intramembrane glutamic endopeptidase, which translates to MNTTNRFGTSMTVYIATAFALAWLITLPLWLGDGLRSPLAGLLVMTMMFAPTVAALVVVFFIEKPRHKARALGLVPLKPAGRLIGYLAIGLFLPIALCMGALVVGALLGLYPADFTGFSGFQQLTERQLESAGITELPLPIGVLVAVQFVNLLLAALIFNLIPALGEEIGWRGWLLPKLLRFGPWPAILISGVIWGLWHAPVILLGHNYPGTPGWLALIAMVVFCIIMGGIFGWLRLRGGSVWPAALAHSSLNAAATLALLFFAKDGTYDPLHANITGWSGWIIPAVLLVLIVALGKFAPFAPKPARPQSSPSEERADG; encoded by the coding sequence ATGAACACGACGAACCGCTTCGGCACGTCGATGACGGTCTACATCGCGACCGCCTTCGCTCTTGCATGGCTGATCACCCTGCCCCTCTGGCTCGGCGATGGCCTGCGATCTCCTCTCGCCGGCCTGCTCGTCATGACGATGATGTTCGCGCCCACGGTCGCAGCGCTTGTCGTGGTGTTCTTCATCGAGAAGCCCCGGCACAAGGCGCGCGCCCTGGGACTCGTCCCGCTGAAGCCGGCCGGACGGCTGATCGGGTATCTGGCCATCGGGCTGTTCCTGCCCATCGCGCTGTGCATGGGCGCTCTCGTCGTCGGTGCGCTCCTGGGCCTGTACCCGGCGGACTTCACCGGCTTCTCGGGCTTCCAGCAGCTCACCGAGCGGCAGCTCGAGAGCGCCGGGATCACCGAGCTGCCGCTGCCGATCGGCGTTCTCGTCGCTGTGCAGTTCGTGAACCTGCTGCTTGCTGCACTGATCTTCAATCTCATCCCGGCGCTCGGTGAGGAGATCGGCTGGCGCGGCTGGCTGCTGCCCAAGCTCCTGCGCTTCGGCCCGTGGCCGGCGATCCTCATCTCCGGTGTGATCTGGGGGCTGTGGCACGCACCGGTGATCCTGCTCGGCCACAACTACCCCGGAACGCCTGGGTGGCTCGCGCTCATCGCCATGGTCGTGTTCTGCATCATCATGGGCGGGATCTTCGGGTGGCTCCGGCTCCGCGGCGGATCCGTGTGGCCGGCCGCGCTCGCCCACAGCTCGCTCAACGCCGCGGCGACCCTGGCCCTCCTGTTCTTCGCGAAGGACGGCACCTACGACCCGCTGCACGCCAACATCACCGGATGGAGCGGCTGGATCATCCCCGCAGTCCTCCTCGTCCTGATCGTCGCGCTCGGAAAGTTCGCTCCATTCGCACCGAAGCCGGCTCGACCCCAGTCCTCGCCGAGCGAGGAACGCGCGGATGGCTAA
- a CDS encoding FHA domain-containing protein, producing MTDDSKIGAGGAIHRSGEQRHDVTQTFGHDSDLSFVPFGADLTEPEAAAIAALPSGSALLLVRAGALAGARYLLDADVTTVGRHPEADIFFDDVTVSRRHAEITRSGTAFEIVDQRSLNGTYVNGERVDRSELANGYELRIGKFRMNFFASPIDLAAANA from the coding sequence GTGACAGACGACAGCAAGATCGGCGCCGGAGGCGCGATCCACCGCAGCGGCGAACAGCGCCACGACGTGACCCAGACGTTCGGACACGACTCCGACCTCTCCTTCGTCCCGTTCGGCGCCGACCTCACCGAGCCCGAGGCCGCCGCGATCGCCGCCCTGCCCTCCGGGTCCGCTCTGCTCCTGGTGCGGGCGGGGGCGCTGGCCGGTGCACGGTACCTGCTCGACGCGGACGTCACCACGGTCGGTCGCCATCCGGAGGCGGACATCTTCTTCGACGACGTGACCGTGTCGCGCCGTCACGCCGAGATCACCCGCTCGGGGACGGCGTTCGAGATCGTCGACCAGCGCTCGCTGAACGGCACCTACGTCAACGGGGAGCGGGTCGACCGCAGCGAGCTGGCCAACGGCTACGAGCTGCGCATCGGCAAGTTCCGCATGAACTTCTTCGCCTCGCCGATCGATCTCGCGGCGGCGAACGCCTGA
- a CDS encoding methyltransferase domain-containing protein has translation MPADPHGRVVDLSRRETGLVELMDADDADPEMLARTYALFRFVNAVVSGRAGALRRTIASRTGRDPIRVLDIGCGGGDIARYVARRLRRGGHPAEVVGADIDPRAVRWASDADGEGLVRWRCLSSSDLVTEGERFDVVLSNHVLHHLTASQLGALLADSERLMTPGGVAVHSDIARSRTAYALFDALTRPLAGTLLKGSFIREDGMLSIRRSYAAAELAAAAPPGWRVERRAPSRLLLVRAGGPA, from the coding sequence ATGCCCGCTGATCCGCATGGTCGCGTGGTGGATCTGAGCCGGCGCGAGACCGGCCTCGTCGAGCTGATGGATGCCGACGACGCCGACCCCGAGATGCTCGCGCGCACCTACGCGCTCTTCCGGTTCGTCAACGCCGTCGTATCGGGGCGGGCAGGCGCGCTGCGACGCACGATCGCATCCCGCACCGGGCGCGATCCGATCCGTGTGCTCGACATCGGCTGCGGAGGGGGCGACATCGCCAGATACGTCGCCCGCCGGCTGCGCCGGGGTGGGCATCCGGCAGAGGTGGTCGGCGCCGACATCGACCCGCGGGCGGTGCGCTGGGCATCGGATGCCGATGGCGAAGGCCTCGTGCGGTGGCGCTGCCTCTCGAGCTCAGACCTCGTGACCGAGGGGGAGCGCTTCGATGTCGTTCTCTCCAATCACGTTCTGCATCACCTGACCGCGTCGCAGCTGGGTGCCCTGCTCGCAGACTCCGAACGGCTCATGACGCCTGGCGGAGTCGCGGTGCACAGCGACATCGCACGCAGCCGCACCGCCTATGCGCTGTTCGACGCCCTCACCCGGCCTCTCGCCGGCACGCTGCTCAAGGGGTCTTTCATCCGAGAGGACGGGATGCTCAGCATCCGCCGCTCGTACGCCGCCGCCGAGCTGGCCGCCGCGGCTCCGCCTGGGTGGCGGGTCGAGCGACGCGCGCCGTCGCGCCTGCTGCTGGTGCGCGCGGGCGGGCCGGCGTGA
- a CDS encoding TetR/AcrR family transcriptional regulator: MAKQERAIATRENILQAGARLFSRKHYEAVRIAELLAEASVTQGGFYFHFPTGKKGVAEELILRQDGRLTAVREAAVADADLDGLSALILFLRRIVTEIEHDIVMQAGLRLVIQAAENFPEVAHMPHPSWNAAIEGALMKAQADAVLRDGVDAVSTARALVLLFIGAQTSSFINDQWRNASATADVLVQFILTSIAAPGFVPADDGVTEA, encoded by the coding sequence ATGGCTAAGCAGGAGCGGGCTATCGCGACCCGCGAGAACATCCTCCAGGCAGGGGCTCGGCTGTTCAGCCGCAAGCACTACGAGGCCGTGCGGATCGCCGAGCTGCTGGCGGAGGCGTCCGTGACTCAGGGCGGGTTCTACTTCCACTTCCCCACCGGGAAGAAGGGCGTCGCGGAAGAGCTCATCCTCCGGCAGGACGGGCGCCTCACTGCCGTCCGCGAGGCCGCTGTCGCGGATGCGGATCTCGATGGCCTGAGCGCCTTGATCCTCTTCCTCCGGAGGATCGTCACCGAGATCGAGCATGACATCGTCATGCAGGCAGGACTCCGGCTGGTCATCCAGGCCGCAGAGAACTTCCCCGAGGTCGCGCACATGCCCCACCCGAGCTGGAACGCGGCGATCGAGGGGGCACTGATGAAAGCACAGGCCGATGCGGTGCTCCGCGACGGCGTCGATGCCGTCTCGACGGCCCGAGCGCTCGTGCTGCTGTTCATCGGGGCGCAGACGAGCTCGTTCATCAACGACCAGTGGAGGAATGCCTCCGCCACCGCGGACGTGCTGGTGCAGTTCATTCTGACCAGCATCGCCGCTCCCGGCTTCGTCCCCGCAGACGACGGAGTGACCGAGGCCTGA
- a CDS encoding MerR family transcriptional regulator, with translation MSADGLAGDPRFVTELLFTDGLPAMDDEVGYRGAVAARAAGITYRQLDYWARTELVVPTVRGASGSGSQRLYGFRDILVLKLVKRLLDTGISLQQIRTAVEQLRAAGIRDLAGTTLMSDGASVYLCTSNDEVIDLVSRGQGVFGIAVGKVLREVESTLVEFDPTAPDPVDELAARRTKRTA, from the coding sequence ATGAGTGCGGATGGGCTTGCAGGCGACCCGCGGTTCGTGACCGAACTCCTGTTCACCGACGGTCTTCCGGCGATGGATGACGAGGTCGGCTACCGCGGTGCGGTCGCCGCTCGCGCCGCCGGCATCACCTACCGGCAGCTGGACTACTGGGCTCGCACCGAACTGGTCGTCCCGACCGTGCGCGGCGCCTCCGGCTCGGGATCACAGCGCCTGTACGGGTTCCGCGACATCCTCGTCCTCAAGCTGGTCAAGCGACTGCTCGACACCGGCATCTCGCTTCAGCAGATCCGCACGGCGGTCGAGCAGCTCCGTGCCGCCGGCATCCGTGACCTCGCCGGCACCACGCTGATGAGCGACGGAGCCTCCGTCTACCTGTGCACCTCGAACGACGAGGTCATCGATCTGGTCAGCCGCGGTCAGGGTGTCTTCGGCATCGCGGTCGGCAAGGTGCTGCGAGAGGTGGAGTCGACGCTCGTCGAGTTCGACCCGACAGCCCCCGATCCCGTCGATGAGCTCGCGGCGCGCCGCACGAAGCGCACCGCCTGA
- a CDS encoding peptide deformylase: MTVREIRLYGDPVLRTVCAPIDEIDEGVRALIADLIDTVELPGRAGVAANQIGFALRAFSYNIDGEIGYVINPVLTEVRGEPVPTGEGCLSVPGLWHDTPRHPWARVEGIDLDGDPVVLEGEGLLAQALQHEADHLDGRVYLSRLEGETRKLAMRQVRESDWF; the protein is encoded by the coding sequence ATGACCGTCCGCGAGATCCGCCTCTACGGCGACCCCGTGCTGCGCACCGTCTGCGCTCCCATCGACGAGATCGATGAGGGCGTGCGCGCCCTCATCGCCGACCTGATCGACACGGTCGAGCTGCCGGGCCGCGCCGGCGTCGCAGCCAACCAGATCGGCTTCGCGCTGCGTGCGTTCAGCTACAACATCGACGGCGAGATCGGCTACGTGATCAACCCCGTCCTCACCGAGGTGCGCGGCGAGCCGGTGCCGACGGGGGAGGGATGCCTGTCGGTGCCCGGCCTCTGGCACGACACCCCGCGGCATCCCTGGGCGCGCGTCGAGGGCATCGACCTCGACGGCGATCCCGTCGTGCTCGAAGGCGAGGGCCTTCTCGCCCAGGCGCTGCAGCACGAGGCCGACCACCTCGACGGCCGGGTCTACCTGAGCCGCCTCGAGGGCGAGACCCGCAAGCTCGCCATGCGCCAGGTTCGCGAGAGCGACTGGTTCTAG
- a CDS encoding MinD/ParA family ATP-binding protein, protein MNPKNNVDPDGDDSLGVLDDTPSSDTTGIGLIGGTAHVEVVLPTGGDDDLDDEVVEGEIIDGESASVITDLIIDTSAVADAEVLARIQQEAPDVIIELPAEDLPSAPRAARGAEDLDDASVAEEAELVAEIVDDEGYADDAEPEEAETEDAAAITADAGDRAPHHPVQQPVSAVTTEPQAEHDVDAPTEDVDDAYPDRAAHGDLSGNAHAEVDDEENVEDEDEHLVEEEDSAEGADPVEDAGVFVDAEPGDDETGSGTSAVVEAAAAEEVLAEETLVEDAIDDQPAGDAASEDVLADDRADDDIPDDAAADDAGTDDEAIDTDIDDELDDELDEEDELDEEEHVHDVDDEDDDDGLVEARPEVADEPAGEQPTAVQTADASVVLAPAHPEHPETDPVPTGMAPARPAEPAEENPAVASHDSAPAARPAARPAEMQLTSKRLDDLGSAASSESADLLTADRLLDPSRVAKPEPEGTWSHLLYSISGGRINVGDSRRARERKQLSARIAAPLTGTARFVPVLSRKGGVGKTTVTALLGMALADARDDRVIAVDANPDRGTLAERVVGTHTKSVRDLVRAQHDIRGFHDVSALVARDETRLDVLASDADPRVSEAFGDGDYREVATVAAQYYSLVLTDSGTGIVHSVMGATLDLADQIVIVSGLSVDEARLASETITWLETNGHAALARDAIVVLNQSTPGAPLVRLSELEAHFSTRAKHVLRIPYDAQIAGGGAIDFASLQPATRQAAREVAAALIEGLRAKAS, encoded by the coding sequence GTGAACCCGAAGAACAACGTCGATCCCGACGGCGACGATTCGCTGGGTGTGCTCGATGACACCCCGTCGTCTGACACGACCGGGATCGGCCTGATCGGCGGCACCGCACACGTCGAGGTCGTCCTGCCGACCGGTGGCGATGACGATCTCGACGACGAGGTCGTCGAAGGCGAGATCATCGACGGCGAGTCCGCATCGGTCATCACGGATCTCATCATCGACACCTCGGCCGTCGCCGACGCCGAGGTGCTCGCGCGCATCCAGCAGGAGGCGCCGGACGTCATCATCGAGCTGCCGGCGGAGGACCTGCCGTCGGCGCCGCGCGCCGCGCGCGGCGCGGAGGATCTCGACGATGCTTCGGTCGCCGAGGAGGCCGAGCTGGTCGCCGAGATCGTCGACGACGAGGGCTACGCGGACGATGCGGAACCGGAGGAAGCGGAGACGGAGGACGCGGCCGCGATCACGGCGGATGCCGGCGACCGGGCGCCGCACCATCCCGTACAGCAGCCCGTGTCGGCTGTGACCACGGAGCCCCAGGCTGAGCACGACGTCGATGCTCCCACCGAGGACGTCGACGATGCATACCCGGATCGGGCCGCACACGGCGACCTGAGTGGGAACGCGCACGCCGAGGTCGATGACGAAGAGAACGTCGAAGACGAGGACGAGCACCTCGTCGAGGAAGAAGACTCGGCCGAGGGCGCGGACCCTGTGGAGGACGCGGGTGTCTTCGTCGACGCCGAGCCGGGCGACGACGAGACCGGCTCCGGCACATCGGCTGTCGTGGAGGCGGCCGCGGCAGAAGAGGTCCTTGCAGAGGAGACCCTCGTTGAGGACGCGATCGACGACCAGCCCGCAGGTGACGCGGCCTCCGAGGACGTACTCGCTGATGATCGTGCGGACGACGACATCCCTGACGACGCAGCCGCCGACGACGCAGGCACTGACGACGAGGCCATCGACACCGACATCGACGATGAGCTCGACGATGAGCTCGACGAGGAGGACGAGCTCGACGAGGAGGAGCACGTCCACGACGTCGATGACGAGGACGACGACGATGGTCTGGTCGAGGCGAGGCCCGAGGTCGCCGACGAACCGGCAGGTGAGCAGCCGACGGCTGTTCAGACCGCCGATGCGTCGGTCGTCCTCGCCCCCGCGCATCCTGAGCATCCCGAGACGGACCCCGTCCCGACCGGCATGGCGCCCGCGCGACCTGCCGAACCCGCAGAGGAGAACCCCGCCGTGGCATCCCACGACTCCGCCCCAGCCGCACGCCCGGCCGCCCGGCCCGCCGAGATGCAGCTGACCTCGAAGCGCCTCGACGACCTCGGTTCCGCGGCATCCAGCGAGAGCGCCGACCTGCTGACCGCCGATCGGCTGCTCGACCCCTCCCGGGTGGCCAAGCCCGAGCCCGAGGGCACCTGGAGCCACCTGCTGTACTCGATCTCCGGCGGCCGCATCAACGTCGGCGACAGCCGTCGCGCGCGCGAGCGCAAGCAGCTCAGCGCCCGCATCGCCGCCCCGCTCACGGGCACCGCGCGCTTCGTGCCTGTGCTCTCGCGCAAGGGCGGCGTCGGCAAGACCACCGTGACCGCCCTTCTCGGCATGGCGCTGGCAGACGCTCGCGACGACCGGGTCATCGCCGTCGACGCCAACCCCGACCGCGGGACGCTCGCGGAGAGAGTCGTCGGCACTCACACGAAGTCGGTGCGCGACCTCGTGCGCGCGCAGCACGACATCCGTGGCTTCCACGACGTCTCGGCCCTGGTCGCCCGCGACGAGACGCGCCTCGACGTGCTCGCCTCCGACGCCGATCCGCGCGTCTCCGAGGCATTCGGCGACGGCGACTACCGCGAGGTCGCAACGGTCGCCGCCCAGTACTACTCGCTGGTTCTCACCGACTCCGGAACCGGCATCGTGCACTCCGTCATGGGCGCCACTCTCGACCTCGCAGATCAGATCGTGATCGTGTCCGGCCTGAGCGTCGACGAGGCGCGACTGGCATCCGAGACCATCACCTGGCTGGAGACCAACGGCCACGCCGCGCTCGCCCGCGACGCGATCGTCGTGCTCAACCAGTCCACCCCCGGCGCGCCGCTGGTGCGCCTGAGCGAGCTCGAGGCGCACTTCTCGACGCGAGCCAAGCACGTGCTGCGCATCCCGTACGACGCGCAGATCGCAGGGGGCGGCGCGATCGACTTCGCCAGCCTGCAGCCGGCGACCCGCCAGGCTGCGCGCGAGGTCGCCGCGGCCCTCATCGAGGGCCTGCGGGCGAAGGCCTCCTGA
- the lpdA gene encoding dihydrolipoyl dehydrogenase, giving the protein MPHYDVVILGAGPGGYVAAVRSSQLGLSTAIIEEKYWGGVCLNVGCIPSKSLLKNAEIAHTFTHKAEFFGISGDVSFDFGAAFDRSRKVADTHVKGIHFLMKKNKVTEYEGRGTFTDPKAISVAKSDGSTEEITFDNAIIATGSTVRLLPGVQLSDNVVTYEEQILSRELPESIVIVGAGAIGMEFGYVLTNYGVKVTIIEFLDRALPNEDVEVSKEIQKQYKKLGIDILTSTAVKTVTDNGSSVHVTYETRDGQPGEITAGKVLMSVGFAPNVEGFGLDKTGVKLTERGAIDIDDHMRTNVEGIYAIGDVTAKLQLAHVAEAQAVVAAETIGKAETQTLGDYRMMPRATFCQPQVASFGLTEEQAKAEGREIKVAKFPFSANGKANGLGEPVGFVKLIADAEHLELIGGHLIGPDVSELLPELTLAQKWDLTALEAARNVHTHPTLSEALQEAFHGLAGHMINM; this is encoded by the coding sequence ATGCCACATTACGATGTCGTCATCCTCGGCGCGGGCCCTGGCGGATACGTCGCCGCCGTCCGCAGCTCCCAGCTCGGTCTGTCCACCGCGATCATCGAGGAGAAGTACTGGGGCGGTGTGTGTCTGAACGTCGGATGCATCCCCTCCAAGTCGCTCCTCAAGAACGCCGAGATCGCCCACACCTTCACGCACAAGGCGGAGTTCTTCGGCATCTCCGGTGACGTGAGCTTCGACTTCGGCGCCGCGTTCGACCGCAGCCGCAAGGTGGCGGACACGCACGTCAAGGGCATCCACTTCCTGATGAAGAAGAACAAGGTGACCGAGTACGAGGGTCGCGGCACCTTCACCGACCCCAAGGCCATCTCGGTCGCCAAGAGCGACGGCTCGACCGAGGAGATCACCTTCGACAACGCGATTATCGCGACCGGCTCGACCGTGCGCCTGCTTCCCGGTGTGCAGCTCAGCGACAACGTCGTCACCTACGAGGAGCAGATCCTCTCCCGCGAGCTGCCCGAGTCGATCGTCATCGTCGGGGCCGGCGCCATCGGCATGGAGTTCGGGTACGTCCTGACCAACTACGGCGTCAAGGTCACCATCATCGAGTTCCTCGACCGCGCCCTCCCCAACGAGGACGTCGAGGTCTCGAAGGAGATCCAGAAGCAGTACAAGAAGCTCGGCATCGACATCCTCACCTCCACCGCGGTGAAGACCGTCACCGACAACGGCTCGTCGGTGCACGTCACCTACGAGACCCGCGACGGCCAGCCGGGCGAGATCACCGCAGGCAAGGTGCTCATGTCGGTCGGCTTCGCTCCGAACGTCGAGGGCTTCGGCCTCGACAAGACGGGCGTGAAGCTCACCGAGCGCGGTGCGATCGACATCGACGACCACATGCGCACCAACGTCGAGGGCATCTACGCGATCGGCGACGTCACCGCCAAGCTGCAGCTCGCCCACGTGGCAGAGGCGCAGGCCGTCGTGGCCGCCGAGACCATCGGCAAGGCCGAGACCCAGACGCTCGGCGACTACCGCATGATGCCGCGCGCCACGTTCTGCCAGCCGCAGGTCGCCAGCTTCGGCCTCACCGAGGAGCAGGCCAAGGCCGAGGGTCGCGAGATCAAGGTCGCCAAGTTCCCGTTCAGCGCGAACGGCAAGGCCAACGGCCTCGGCGAACCCGTCGGCTTCGTCAAGCTGATCGCCGACGCCGAGCACCTCGAGCTCATCGGCGGTCACCTGATCGGACCGGACGTCTCCGAGCTTCTGCCCGAGCTGACCCTCGCGCAGAAGTGGGACCTCACCGCCCTCGAGGCCGCCCGCAACGTGCACACCCACCCCACGCTGTCGGAGGCGCTGCAGGAGGCCTTCCACGGCCTCGCCGGTCACATGATCAACATGTGA
- a CDS encoding endonuclease/exonuclease/phosphatase family protein, translated as MPVTTEQRASDRLGMSSPRQRLPRRRIVAIAAGIVTAGMLVTITWPQAFGLHRTFGIAQVIAFRPVLVIGFAVMGVLVAGTALLMRPRARRINALIVAGVLLIAALAQSAVLGSRGWGSAFAPPRGAAMPVDGDLIVLSWNAQGGATSAREIAELALTVRPDVIALPETDAVAADEVRAILAEHGIGMTASTAGDWIPTSVLISTDLGSYRLDASRGSTPGLPSGVWLPEAEGSPPIVVAHPMPPLPASMNSWRDGLNWVAEQCRTVGDDVIVAGDLNATVDHLGVVPGCSDAAAVASAAASGTWPSTTPQALASPIDHVLVGADWTVRGVQVIDTPGTGSDHRPIVAVLGS; from the coding sequence ATGCCCGTGACGACCGAACAGCGAGCCTCTGACCGACTCGGAATGTCGTCACCGAGGCAGCGCCTGCCGCGTCGACGCATCGTCGCGATCGCCGCCGGCATCGTGACCGCCGGCATGCTCGTCACCATCACCTGGCCGCAGGCGTTCGGCCTGCATCGGACTTTCGGCATCGCCCAGGTCATCGCGTTCCGGCCGGTTCTGGTCATCGGCTTCGCCGTCATGGGGGTGCTTGTCGCCGGAACCGCCCTTCTGATGAGGCCTCGCGCGCGCCGTATCAACGCGCTCATCGTCGCCGGTGTCCTGCTGATCGCCGCTCTCGCGCAGAGCGCCGTTCTCGGCTCACGTGGGTGGGGTAGCGCCTTCGCACCCCCGCGCGGCGCCGCCATGCCTGTCGACGGCGACCTCATCGTCCTGTCGTGGAACGCTCAGGGCGGCGCGACATCGGCTCGCGAGATCGCCGAACTCGCGCTGACCGTCCGACCTGATGTGATCGCCCTCCCCGAGACGGATGCCGTCGCCGCGGATGAGGTGCGCGCGATCCTCGCCGAGCACGGGATCGGCATGACGGCGTCGACGGCTGGTGACTGGATCCCGACGTCTGTGCTGATCTCCACCGATCTCGGGAGCTATCGTCTCGATGCGTCTCGCGGCTCGACCCCCGGCCTGCCCAGCGGGGTCTGGCTCCCCGAGGCGGAAGGCTCGCCGCCGATCGTCGTCGCGCATCCGATGCCGCCACTCCCCGCGAGCATGAACAGCTGGCGTGACGGCTTGAACTGGGTTGCAGAGCAGTGCCGGACCGTGGGGGACGATGTGATCGTGGCGGGCGATCTCAATGCGACGGTGGACCATCTCGGCGTCGTCCCTGGATGCAGCGACGCTGCGGCGGTCGCATCCGCTGCCGCCTCCGGGACCTGGCCCTCGACGACGCCGCAGGCGCTCGCCTCGCCGATCGATCACGTCCTCGTCGGAGCGGACTGGACGGTGCGGGGGGTGCAGGTCATCGACACGCCGGGAACAGGCAGCGACCACCGGCCGATCGTCGCGGTGCTCGGCTCCTGA